ACCCTACAGCCATGCATTTGGGGTCTAATGTTCTAGATCGAAATGGGGTCACCTGGGAATCCTGCCCTCCCACCCCAGGACAAAGACCAGCATGGGGAATATGAACAAAAGACTCTGAGATAAGGCtggcttctctttgcaacagccAATCATTCCTGTATGAAGTCAGGGGGCTGGGTGCCAAGCCAGTTCTGGGAATTAGCCTGCCATGGGGGGTTGGGGGCTTAGAAAGGACACGTCCCCAGCATGGGCAGAAGGGGTCCCAGGTCCTGGCTAACCCGGATCTCCATGCAGCTGGCAGCCTATTATGAAGTTCATCAACGATCAGTATGAGAAGTACCTGCAGGAGGAGGTCAACATCAACCGGAAGAAGCGCATCCCCGACACACGAGTCCACTGCTGCCTCTACTTCATCCCAGCCACCGGCCACTCGTACGTCCCCTTCGGGCCTTTGTCTCCATGGTGGGGGCTCTCATTTCTAACACTGGTGGGGCTGCATGCAGGAGGATTCTGTCCGCCCAGCCCCTGGGCACAGGCACGGGGTGGGGGCAAGTGGGACAGGACACTGAGTCAGGGCCATGTCAGCAGCTGTGATGTGGGTGTCTGCGTCCATAGAGGGTCCCTGTGACCTCTGGACTGGGTGTTTTCCTGCCTGTccggctttcttttctttatccagAGAGCTGAGGACCGGCAGGCGGGGATATTCTGGAGTCTGGTAGGCAGGCTCTGCAGATGGAATGAGGCTCTCAGGCTATGCGAGTGTGAGTGCACTCGAGTCACGTGACTTTCTCCACGTCTGGGGGTGCTCTTACCTCCACGGCCACGGAGGAACTTTGCTGTGTGAGACACAGGAAACAATGAGTATGCTGTCTTCTATGCCTCAGCCATTGCCTGTCCTCACCAGAGATGCTCCCGGGGCCTGCGAGGTGTGGGAGCACCCGGTCCCTGTCAGAGTTCCCCTCCCCCAGGGCAGGGGGACTCTGGATGGTCTCAGTGACCAGGGTTCTTGGCTCCCTGTGAATCTCCTCTGTCCCCAGTACATAGAGGCTGTTCCCCTCCCTGCTGGACACCCTTGTCACTTGTCCTGACTCCACGTGGGGCCCCGGCCAGTTGCTGTGTAGGCTGTAGGAGCTGGAGGTGGCTTGTCGAGGCCTCCCAGCTTTGGTGCCTCCTGGCCACAGCGGCTGGGATCTGCACTCCAGGCTGTTCCAGGCTCATCCCTGGCTGTAAGAGCCGAGGCTTTGAGGGGACCTTGTATCTTGCACCCTGTCTGGATGCCATAAGGCTCACTGGGGTCTGGGTGGAAAAATCCAAATATGGGTATCTGAGCTTGCCAGTAGTGACCATCTTCCTGTGGGGCCAACCAGAGCCCGTTCATGGCAGGGGGTGCCATCAGGTCTCCTCACGTGGGGCTGCTCAGTTGGGGGTCTGCAGCTACTCCAAGCACAGCCTGGGGCAAGGCCAGGACTCACAGCAGGAGACAGGGCCGACATGGCTTCAGTGGGGACAGCCGAGGGCGCGCCCCCAGTGGTGATCCTCTGGGCTAGGGTCCCAGCTGGGCACCTCGCCCAGTTCCCTTCCCCTGACGCTCCGTCCCCAGGGACCACAGTGGCTTATGGCCGTCTTCGCTCAGACCTCCGCCTGCAGCTTCGCTTCCCACAGGCTGTCTGGGCCTGACAATTCACTATGGAGAAAATGCAGTTTCAGTGGGAAAAATGATGCCCACACTCGGGTTCTGccagcctcctccctgctccctgcatCAGACCCTGGCTCTCTGGAGCCAAGCTGACCTGGGGGACAGTTAGCCTGTCCCAGGGCCCAGAGCTTCTGGACGATGTCTCCCACTTGGCCCCGACACTGGAAGCCCCAAGGCATGACAGTGATGTGAGCCAAGTCACTCTGTGAGCAGTGTCCAGGGCCCGTTGGGCTCCTAGTGACCGTTGTGGATGAGGGGACTTAGAACCAGCTTCACTCCGGCTCTCCAACCTCAGCTCAATAGGGGAGCGTTCACCTTGCACCCTTCCGAGTCCCAGCCTTGTCCCTCTACCAACGTGGCCTCCACGGTGAGACCTGAGGCCAGGGTCCCTGCACTGAGTCTCCTTTGCACTGTTCCGTTTCAGGCTTAGACCCCTGGACATTGAATTCATGAAGCGCCTAAGCAAGGTGGTCAACATCGTCCCAGTCATCGCCAAGGCTGACACGCTGACCCTGGAGGAGAGGGTCTACTTCAAACAACGGGTAGGATGCACGGCCCCTGTGCGGCCCCCGCTCCCTCGAGGACTGCCCAGACAAGTTACAGGCCTGCGGGGAGGGGCCTGTCCAGCTCAGGGATACAGGATAGGAAAGTCACCCTTCCGTCCTTCACAGCATGcgtccagcactggggaagcccCTGGCCTGGGTGGCTGCTGGGGACCCCCATTTCCAGCAGCCTCAGTAGCTTTTGGAGTAACCTAAGCGGAGGCCAATGTCTCAGAGCCGTCGGACCCAGCACACCTGGGTTTTATGAGGCGGCAAAGAAAGCTGAAGGGCCTGTCTGCCTCGGTGGCTTTCTCTCCTGCCGTGGTCGAGGCCACTGCTGGCTGGGTGACGGGGTGCCCCTGTGGGCATCTGCACAGAGTCCTGGGCCTCTTCTGAACAAGGCCATACTTCAGAGCCTCCTGGGAGCTCCAGCCTGGGGTTGTGAGGCCCCAAATCCAATTCCAGAGGCTCCCAGGGCTTCCATCCCAGGCCATGTATGAGgattttcccagcatgcacagggaAGGGTAGTTGGGGGTTGCATCTGCCAGAGACCAGAAAGCTCTCCAGTGTGTGAGAGCCTGGATCTGCTTGGGCAAATGAGACAGCTGTCCCCTGGGATGTCCTCTATCGACTGTCAGCTACCTAGGCTGTCATCAAGGTGGAGAGCATTTCAGCAGGCAGGTACACTCTTCAGCAGGCTGCGAGAAGGAGCCATGCTAATCCCTAGAGGGTTTTAGGAAAGAGGACTCAGCAATCCTGAGTTATTTTAGGGGGTGGAGGGTAGTGATGGGGAGATTCTCGGGACAGTGATCGCGGGTGGGGCCCCTCAGGCCAGGTGAGCCCCTTCTTAGTGCAGAGGTACCAGAACTCGAGGTTCagtgggatgtagctcaggtggAAGACAGCTTGCCCAGCATACAGAAGGCTCACATTGGATCTTCAGTACTACATCAACCTGGGCGTGGTGCGCACACCTGTAACACcaacacttgggagccagaggcaggaggatcgggagttcaaggttgtccttggtTACCTAgccagttggaggccagcctgagctagagacTTGGTCTCCTAAAaaagtggcgggggggggggggggggctggagagatggctcaggggttaagagcactggctgctcttccagaggaccctggttccattcccggcacccacaggcAGCTCACGAGTTCCAGGGGACTCACatgcccacttctggcttctatgggcactgggcacgcatgtggtgcacacacatacatttgggCAAACACtagtacacatgaaataaaaataaaatgaatctttacaGAAAATGAGATATTCTCAGGGCAGGGCCACTCAGAGCCTGCCTTTGTAGGGGTTCATGGCTCGAGCGCCTGATGACTGCTAGCCTGATTCAGGGACCACACCTCTATGTCCCCCAGATTACCGCAGACCTACTGTCCAATGGCATTGATGTGTACCCCCAGAAGGAGTTTGATGAGGATTCAGAGGACCGCCTGGTGAATGAGAAGTTCCGGGTGAGTGGGTCATCAGGTGCTGGGTGGTGGGGGCGGTGGGGGGATGGCTAGAAAAGGATGGGTGTCCACATGTccagccctggtcctcctgagcCAAGGCCCGCAGTTTTCCAGGTCCAAGGCCCAGGAGTACGTGCAGCTAATTCTTCTGCCTTCTCCAGGAGATGATCCCATTTGCTGTGGTGGGCAGTGACCATGAGTATCAAGTCAATGGCAAGAGGATCCTGGGAAGGAAGACCAAGTGGGGCACCATTGAAGGTACCGGCTGCTGTGCGGCCACACTGTCTCGACCTATCGTTGAGCGTGGGCGCTCATCCGCTGCACTGGGGGCAGGGTTTCTTCCCCCCTGGAAGGACATTGATGTGGAGTGCACCTGTGTCCTTGAACTTACTTTGTCAAGACTTAGTTACTTTGTCCCAAGTACTGAAGGCCAGGACTCTGGTCTTCTCTGGGGTccaggtcaggccccaggtgggaTGGTCCCAGGGCCTTTCTTTCGGCTCTTCCTCTCCTCAGTGGAGTGGAGGATGGGGAAGGACAGAGCTGCCTGGAAGATAAAAACCCGGTTTGTTCCTTGGGACCAGTGTGGTCGAAAGGCCCCGCAGAGGAGCAGAAAGTTGAGGCTCTGTGAGTTGGGGTGAGTCCCCAATTCTCCAGAGCCTCAGTCTGCACACTTTATAAATGAGGGCTGTGCCCTGAGGTCTAGGTGATGTGAGATGTTCCAGATGGTTAGGGCTGTTCTTCTGGTTCATTTTGGGCTTACTCTGTAGGCTGGGATGATCTGGCACTCAAgtccttctgccttggcctcctgagtgctggggttacaggggtaCACACCATACCAGGTCTGGGGTTACAGGGGTACATAccacaccagtgctgggattatagggtaCACAccacaccagtgctgggattacaggggtacaCACCataccagtgctgggattacaggggtacaCACCACACCAGGTCTGCTAGAGCTCTTTGGGGATCAGTTTATCTAAGAATCTGGAGATGGTGTTCCTGGCTATGAACTTGGGGGCATCCAGCTCAGGACCCTCCCCCACTTATGGATTATCATTTAACCCTTTCAGCTCTCCAGGTCCCTTTACTCATCCCTTTTCAGAGAGgagttagagcagtggttctcaaccttcctaatgctggaccctttaatacagttcttcatgacgtgctgacccccaaccacaattattttcattgctgcttcataaccgtaattttgctactggttATAAAGGAATCctagtgtaaatatctgtgttttccagtggccttaggtgacccctgtgaaggggtcattTGGCCCCCAAagagttgtgacccacagattgagaactgctgagtTAGAGAGACAAGTtctgtagagtgcttgcctagccttaACTGAGTTCTGGACTTAACCATGCTctgtaccacataaaccaggttgGCCGATCCCCGTCTGTGATCTTAGCAttagaagtggaggcaggaggatcggggaTTCAGTATCATCCATCCGACAGTGAGGTCTAAGGAGATCTAGGGAGGGAAAGCGGGGTGTGAGAACGGAATGaatggacagccagggctccagacTGGGCAGTGATTTCGGGCTCCACATGCAGCCCTGCACTGAGcctctggagtcaggagctgtTACCTGGTCTTTCTGAGGGGAGCACTGAGGACCTCCTGTGCGCTCCATGTGGGTCTTCCAGGTGGGCTGCTGTGGGGATATTTTCTAAATATGCCCTGGGTGTTTTAGGCGCCTGTGGCTTTCTGTAGCATGCCTCTCTGTGGCAGACGATGACCCCAGAGGTGACCCAGAGGTCAAAAGCTTGTCCTCAGCTTTGTTTCCCTcagtccctccttcctcttcctcatcctctttgcATCCCTCCCCAAGTGTGCAAGGCATGGTTTGAAGTGAGGACAGTTTTGGGGTAGAGTCCACCCGGGATCTGAGAATGGCATGGGCTATTGGCgtgtctcttctgacctctggtgGCCAACCTGGGTACTGCATACACTCCATGAGAAATTGTCAGGAAGTTAATTAACCAGGTTAGATGATTGCTCACAGTTGAAGGTGCACACAGCCTGTGTGAACCTGTAAAGGTGCTCCCCTGGTTCCCACATCCAGTGGCCTTCTTATGAGGACCCCGGGGACTTACCAGAACATGGTAGGAGTTCCTATCAGGGACGGACggacacacgcacgcatgcacgcacgcacatacgcacgtacacacacacatgcacgcacgcgtgcacacacacacacaaacacgcacgcacgcacacacacgcgcacacactcacacacacacaggcacatgcacgcatgcacgcacccTGTGAGTCCATAACTGAACAAGCTGTATCCAGTTGTGCCcgctcctttcctcctccttggcGTACACCATCCGTTCCATCCTTGGAAGCTGGCCGGAACACTGCCTGGGGGATGGAAAGCTACTTTGTTCCTTGAGCATAATGTAGTCAAAAGCCTCACAAGGTCCAATTACACTGTTAGTTCACGCGGTCCTTTCGTGCCCCCGAGGCATGAACCATGCCATTCTCCCTCGTaagtttctttttacatttatttattaacttatttattttattgggggaAGCAGTCTTGTACGTGCCAGAACAcacatgtggaaggcagaggacaacttgcaagagtcgattctctcccaccatgtggttctgggaatcaaactcaggtgttGAGCTGGCAGCAAATGCCCGTATCCACTGAGCCGTTAGCCCGTGTTATGGGAAACTGCGTCAGAGAAGCCAAGATTCACCCAAGCAGGGACGCTCACAGTTCcggggtgcagtccatcatggtggggagtcaCGGTAGCTTGACAAGAGGCAGTTgatcacatggcatccacagtcaggaagcagagataagtGAGTGCTGAATTCAGCTCACTTTGCTGCCCACcgtcagggtgggtcttccctcagCTGGACCTCTCTGGATGCACCCTCATAGACACACTaagaggtgtgtctcccaggtgactccaaaACTAGCTGAGTAGCTGTCAATCACATgcccttctctcccccacccacaaGTGGGTGGGGCTTCCTGGAAGCTGTTGGCATTGCTGGATGGGGGAAGAGCGCTTCCTTCTGACAGGACACTGAGCatccttctcttttcctcagtTGAGAATACCACTCACTGTGAATTTGCCTACCTGCGGGATCTCCTCATTAGGTAAGTCAGTCATCTGCTCAGGAGGCCCCTGGGGAGGACCAGATCTGGGTGGTGGCGGCAGATTGGTGGGCAGAGGCTCCCACCTCCACAGCAGCTGCTTGTTGTCAGAGCTAGGGTTAGCAGGAACACCTCTGAAGCCCATTGTCTAaagctggaaacaaaacaaaaccctcttgTGGGTGAATGAGGAAATGGGAATTCTTTCTAGCCTTCTGAGGTCACCAGGATGAGAGGGGCTGAATTCCGGTCCCCGCCCTGGATTCAGCTGTGGCCCTAAGGGCACAGCCTGGGCtatctatctcaaaacaaacaaaagaaaaatatcataatgaaccccattattttgtataactAAAATATGTTAATGGGGGGAGATGCAGGGCAAGGGACCTGGGTTCGGGCTTCTAAGAGCAAACCTCACCACCTTTGGGACGCCTCGCCCTTCCAGCTTCCCTTTCCAAAGTAAAGGGGGGTGGTAGTCTGCTGTGGGCGTCAGTGGTAACCTTGCCTGGCAGGCTTAAGGCCCTGGCTCCCACCTGCAAAAggaaactaggaaaaaaaaaaaagagctaggcaTGGCAGGGTGGACAGCTCTGGGGACCGTGGTCACCTGCTGCCTCCTGCTGGCCACAGTCTGAACTTCTGCATTGGAGCACAGATACTCTAGTCCTGCCtgctgatgggggtgggggggggacctTTCGAGCTTGTGTTGTTAGTGCTCAGTCTGCATCCTTGTGCAGGCCCCAGGCCCCTGACTAGCCACAGcatggacagagagagaaggaggtatGGGTTAGAGCCCACAGAGGGTCTGGAGTCACCAGAGGGCAGACTGCCTGGTCCTGCTCAGTGTACACCAAAGAGCCTGCAGGCTGCCTCTAAGGGCCGGGAGGGAGGGCAGGTAGTTGTGACCCCAGGCAGGCTAAGGTCACCCCACACTGGCCACACCCCCTGCAGGACGCACATGCAGAATATCAAGGACATCACCAGCAGCATCCACTTCGAAGCCTACCGTGTGAAACGCCTCAACGAAGGCAACAGCGCCATGGCCAACGGGGTCGAGGAGAAGGAGTCAGAAGCCCAGGAGATGTAGATGCCCGCCCCTGGACCCCCGCCCCCAAATCTTCTCATCCTCCCTGGCCCACCCACCTACCCtgtcttattttatataattgtctCCATTGGTCACCCGCCTCCTCCTCTTTCCACACTCTGCCCAGTAACAAGAGAGGGCTTATCTCCCAGC
This Peromyscus maniculatus bairdii isolate BWxNUB_F1_BW_parent chromosome 8, HU_Pman_BW_mat_3.1, whole genome shotgun sequence DNA region includes the following protein-coding sequences:
- the Septin9 gene encoding septin-9 isoform X6 produces the protein MADSPRDAMLKQAPASRNEKAPADFGYVGIDSILEQMRRKAMKQGFEFNIMVVGQSGLGKSTLINTLFKSKISRKSVQPTSEERIPKTIEIKSITHDIEEKGVRMKLTVIDTPGFGDHINNENCWQPIMKFINDQYEKYLQEEVNINRKKRIPDTRVHCCLYFIPATGHSLRPLDIEFMKRLSKVVNIVPVIAKADTLTLEERVYFKQRITADLLSNGIDVYPQKEFDEDSEDRLVNEKFREMIPFAVVGSDHEYQVNGKRILGRKTKWGTIEVENTTHCEFAYLRDLLIRTHMQNIKDITSSIHFEAYRVKRLNEGNSAMANGVEEKESEAQEM